From the Alkalibacter rhizosphaerae genome, one window contains:
- a CDS encoding NAD(+)/NADH kinase, producing MKRIGLYINPSKSHSFENARIAIKMLKDAGKFVYVSENAKREIQDQEIDNDDVEMFDKSDAIIVFGGDGTILEAVRKMGERKIPLFGVNYGNLGFMAEVEEKSMVDSIQRLLEKDYFVEERMMIDLEIDGFDAKEHGFTALNDVVISRGANTRLIDIRVYGNDTLIEEYRADGLIVATPTGSTAYSLSAGGPIIEPTNDSVYVITPICPHSLHNRSIVLDAANTIRVEADSKDNNMIVAVDGQKFLEINHKPILIKKSLTNVKLIKFKEYNFFNILRKKLSERI from the coding sequence ATGAAAAGAATAGGGTTGTACATCAATCCCAGCAAAAGCCATAGTTTTGAAAATGCACGGATCGCCATCAAAATGCTCAAAGACGCCGGCAAATTCGTCTATGTATCGGAAAACGCAAAACGGGAGATCCAGGATCAAGAGATCGATAACGACGACGTGGAAATGTTTGATAAGTCGGATGCGATCATCGTTTTTGGCGGTGATGGAACCATCCTGGAAGCTGTTCGAAAAATGGGGGAGCGAAAGATCCCCTTGTTTGGTGTGAATTACGGGAACCTGGGGTTCATGGCGGAAGTGGAAGAAAAAAGCATGGTGGATAGCATCCAGCGACTTCTTGAAAAGGATTATTTTGTGGAGGAACGCATGATGATCGACTTGGAAATCGATGGATTTGATGCCAAGGAGCATGGATTCACTGCTTTGAACGACGTGGTGATCAGCAGGGGAGCCAATACCAGGTTGATCGACATCCGGGTCTATGGAAACGATACGTTGATCGAAGAGTATCGAGCGGATGGATTGATCGTTGCCACACCTACAGGATCGACGGCATATTCTCTTTCTGCAGGAGGTCCCATTATTGAACCAACCAATGATAGTGTATATGTCATTACACCCATTTGTCCCCACTCCCTCCATAATCGAAGCATTGTGCTGGATGCAGCCAATACCATACGTGTTGAAGCCGATTCAAAAGACAACAATATGATCGTGGCGGTGGATGGGCAGAAGTTTCTCGAGATCAATCATAAACCCATTCTTATAAAGAAATCGCTGACCAATGTCAAGTTGATCAAATTCAAG
- a CDS encoding TlyA family RNA methyltransferase — MSRLDVYLHENGFFDSRESAKRNIMAGNVTVNGQIVDKAGTKVKDDDQIDVREKDCPYVSRGGLKLKKAMDRFGIDLKDKVAMDAGASTGGFTDCMLQNGAAKVYAIDVGYGQLDWKLRSDPRVISMERTNFRYLTYEEIGEKVDFFVMDVSFISVTKLIPSMLLFLKAGALAVVLIKPQFEAGKDKVGKHGIVKSEEVHREVLETTLKAFVENGLKPIGLDFSPIKGAKGNIEYLVLLENSSPEDEEWSAEIDLVVKNAQSTL, encoded by the coding sequence GTGTCTAGACTGGATGTATATCTTCATGAGAATGGTTTTTTTGACAGTCGGGAATCGGCGAAAAGGAACATCATGGCAGGCAACGTGACAGTCAACGGCCAAATCGTCGATAAGGCGGGAACCAAAGTAAAAGACGATGATCAAATCGACGTTCGAGAAAAAGACTGTCCATATGTTAGCCGGGGTGGATTGAAATTAAAAAAAGCCATGGACCGCTTTGGCATTGATTTAAAAGACAAGGTTGCCATGGATGCCGGTGCGTCCACCGGCGGCTTTACGGATTGCATGCTGCAAAATGGAGCGGCCAAGGTGTATGCCATCGACGTGGGATATGGGCAACTAGATTGGAAGCTTCGGAGTGATCCACGGGTCATCTCCATGGAACGGACGAATTTTCGTTATTTGACCTATGAAGAAATTGGAGAAAAAGTGGATTTTTTTGTCATGGATGTTTCCTTTATTTCTGTAACAAAGCTGATCCCATCCATGCTTCTCTTTTTAAAGGCAGGGGCATTGGCCGTAGTTTTGATCAAGCCGCAATTTGAGGCAGGCAAGGATAAAGTGGGAAAGCACGGGATCGTAAAAAGCGAAGAGGTCCATCGGGAAGTTTTGGAAACAACGCTGAAAGCGTTTGTCGAAAATGGCCTGAAGCCCATCGGATTGGATTTTTCACCGATCAAAGGAGCAAAAGGAAATATCGAATATCTGGTTTTATTGGAGAATTCTTCTCCGGAGGATGAAGAGTGGTCTGCAGAAATCGATTTGGTGGTAAAAAACGCCCAAAGCACCTTGTAA
- a CDS encoding polyprenyl synthetase family protein → MIFLEELDRKRAYIEVNLACRMEELKGKIPTPLFESMEYSLLAGGKRIRPMLLLEMAGSMEGSLPLALALEMIHTYSLIHDDLPAMDNDSMRRGKPTNHMVYGEQIAILAGDGLLNFAFETLLDGIPRSHADRYLAAMRIVAEAAGVQGMVGGQADDVQNEGNIQDIDTLESINKRKTGALIKASVMAGAIMANKTKEQLKYLEQYSENIGLVFQIVDDLLDITGDASRTGKETGNDSKNNKITYPGFYGLEKTVKIVDELYHQSLDCLHKSGISNDFLVELTGFICNRDY, encoded by the coding sequence ATGATATTTTTAGAGGAATTGGACAGGAAAAGGGCGTATATAGAAGTGAACCTTGCATGTCGCATGGAAGAATTAAAAGGAAAGATCCCGACCCCCCTTTTTGAATCCATGGAGTACAGCCTGTTGGCGGGAGGAAAGCGGATACGTCCCATGTTGCTCCTGGAAATGGCCGGTTCCATGGAGGGGTCGTTGCCTTTGGCATTGGCATTGGAGATGATCCATACCTATTCGTTGATCCACGATGACCTGCCTGCCATGGACAATGATTCCATGAGACGAGGCAAACCCACCAATCATATGGTTTATGGAGAACAAATAGCCATTCTGGCGGGAGACGGATTGTTGAATTTTGCCTTCGAAACGTTATTGGACGGGATTCCCCGATCCCATGCCGACAGGTACTTGGCGGCCATGAGAATAGTCGCAGAAGCTGCCGGGGTACAGGGAATGGTAGGAGGTCAGGCCGATGATGTTCAAAACGAAGGGAACATCCAAGACATCGATACACTGGAGAGCATCAACAAAAGGAAAACAGGTGCACTGATCAAAGCCTCCGTCATGGCTGGAGCCATTATGGCCAACAAGACGAAGGAGCAACTAAAGTATTTGGAGCAGTACAGTGAAAACATCGGGCTGGTGTTTCAAATCGTTGACGACTTGTTGGACATCACCGGAGATGCATCGCGAACCGGGAAAGAAACGGGAAATGACTCCAAAAACAACAAGATCACCTATCCGGGATTTTATGGTTTGGAAAAGACGGTAAAAATCGTGGACGAACTGTACCACCAATCCTTGGACTGCCTGCACAAGTCTGGGATTTCCAATGATTTTTTGGTGGAATTGACAGGGTTCATCTGCAACCGGGACTACTGA
- the xseB gene encoding exodeoxyribonuclease VII small subunit: MKKQSYEDRVKRIEEIVKRIETNQPTMEESVALFEEGMELVRLCEEELESTQQKVVKLAAGKDGTIKEPFGEVDS, translated from the coding sequence ATGAAAAAACAGTCCTATGAGGATCGTGTCAAACGGATCGAAGAAATCGTCAAACGGATCGAAACCAACCAGCCGACCATGGAAGAAAGCGTTGCATTGTTCGAAGAAGGCATGGAATTGGTGCGTTTGTGTGAAGAAGAACTGGAATCGACCCAGCAAAAGGTGGTCAAATTGGCTGCCGGCAAAGACGGGACGATCAAAGAACCTTTTGGCGAGGTGGATTCATGA
- the xseA gene encoding exodeoxyribonuclease VII large subunit, producing the protein MKQRVMSVGKLTKYIKTIFENDPILRNVLVEGEISNFKLHSSGHAYFSLKDGEGRIQCVMFRNVAVQAPDLKDGDQVILRGSVSVYEKNGQYQLYVQQCEKKGLGDLYVEFEKMKTALDALGWFDRDRKKDLPYLPHSIGIVTSPTGAAIRDMITVITRRFPNMEIQLYPVSVQGDRAPGEISQAIDFFNDQKEVEVIIVGRGGGSIEELWAFNERIVAESIHRSRIPVISAVGHETDFTISDFVADLRAPTPSAAGELAVPSMEEQKQRLHQFKKRLTTDAIAKLKYQKDRIHRLKNSYYFGKPEMFYVQNIQRLDVLQSQLTDRFHEYLTKETNRIGALELKLKGYDPQSILRRGYAAVKNQEGDFVTGPQDLNVGDPVELVFASGSATAKIIGKGSEKS; encoded by the coding sequence ATGAAACAGCGAGTGATGAGCGTCGGGAAACTGACGAAATACATTAAAACAATTTTTGAAAATGACCCGATCCTGCGAAACGTTTTAGTGGAAGGGGAAATTTCCAATTTCAAGCTTCATTCTTCCGGCCATGCCTATTTTAGTCTGAAGGATGGAGAAGGAAGGATCCAGTGCGTCATGTTTCGAAATGTGGCTGTTCAAGCTCCGGATCTAAAGGATGGAGACCAGGTCATTCTTCGCGGAAGCGTCAGCGTTTATGAAAAAAATGGTCAATATCAGCTCTACGTACAGCAGTGTGAAAAAAAGGGATTGGGTGACTTGTATGTAGAGTTTGAAAAAATGAAGACAGCGTTGGACGCCTTGGGGTGGTTTGACAGGGATCGAAAAAAAGACTTGCCCTACCTTCCTCATTCCATTGGCATCGTTACTTCGCCTACGGGGGCCGCCATTCGGGACATGATCACGGTGATCACCCGAAGGTTTCCAAACATGGAGATCCAATTGTATCCGGTGTCCGTTCAGGGAGATCGGGCTCCGGGAGAAATAAGCCAAGCCATCGACTTTTTTAATGATCAGAAAGAAGTGGAAGTGATCATCGTTGGAAGAGGTGGTGGATCCATAGAAGAGTTGTGGGCGTTCAACGAACGGATCGTTGCAGAAAGCATCCATCGATCGAGGATACCGGTCATCAGTGCCGTAGGTCATGAAACGGATTTTACCATTTCAGATTTTGTAGCAGATCTGCGGGCACCTACTCCCTCCGCAGCAGGAGAACTGGCGGTGCCTTCCATGGAGGAGCAAAAACAACGGCTCCATCAGTTTAAAAAGAGGCTGACCACCGATGCCATTGCCAAGCTCAAGTATCAAAAGGATCGGATCCATCGTTTAAAAAACAGCTATTATTTTGGAAAACCGGAGATGTTTTATGTTCAAAACATACAACGGCTGGATGTATTGCAATCGCAATTGACGGATCGCTTTCACGAATATCTGACGAAAGAGACGAATCGTATTGGAGCATTGGAACTGAAATTGAAGGGATATGATCCCCAATCCATTTTACGTCGTGGTTATGCAGCAGTTAAAAATCAAGAAGGTGATTTTGTCACCGGTCCACAGGACTTGAACGTGGGAGATCCGGTAGAGCTGGTATTTGCATCCGGCAGTGCAACGGCAAAAATCATCGGAAAAGGAAGTGAAAAATCATGA
- a CDS encoding Kae1-like domain-containing protein translates to MNNLLFAGLDTSNYTTSLAVVDEQGSRIVDRRIPLQVELGERGLRQQEAVFQHIRNLSALVEDIHDLHGEIQTVTSSTKPRMETTSYMPVFEVSKNVGIFLSGMTDASWLETSHQRGHLRVALEGVDEDPVSFIGLHISGGTTEVLTGNYARGILEEMILGGTSDISAGQLIDRIGVKMGFAFPAGKQMDQLMEASKLEEYKKSYRYKGFFKDGIMNLSGLENHLTQRLEHGDPLDHIAYGTFRNVAEVLERAILHYAGSEKKKTVLLTGGVAANTLIREYLMEHLSQKDIKPIFCSKKDCTDNAVGAALIGLDAYKRSNR, encoded by the coding sequence ATGAATAATCTTCTTTTTGCAGGTTTGGATACCAGCAACTACACCACCAGTTTGGCAGTAGTGGACGAACAGGGGAGTCGGATCGTGGATCGTCGAATACCCCTTCAAGTGGAGTTGGGGGAACGGGGGCTGCGACAACAAGAAGCAGTCTTTCAACATATTCGAAACCTATCGGCACTGGTGGAAGACATACATGATTTGCATGGTGAGATCCAGACCGTCACATCCAGCACAAAACCGAGGATGGAGACAACTTCCTACATGCCTGTATTCGAGGTTTCCAAAAATGTCGGAATATTTCTATCCGGCATGACAGATGCCTCTTGGCTGGAGACATCCCATCAAAGAGGACATCTGCGGGTCGCATTGGAAGGGGTCGACGAGGATCCCGTTTCCTTCATCGGACTTCATATCAGCGGGGGGACGACGGAAGTGCTGACTGGAAACTATGCCAGGGGCATCCTGGAAGAGATGATCCTTGGGGGGACCTCGGATATCAGTGCCGGCCAGTTGATCGATCGGATCGGTGTCAAAATGGGGTTTGCCTTTCCCGCAGGGAAGCAAATGGACCAACTCATGGAGGCTTCAAAGCTGGAGGAATACAAGAAGTCATATCGATATAAAGGTTTCTTTAAAGACGGAATCATGAATTTATCCGGATTGGAAAATCATTTGACACAACGTCTGGAACATGGAGATCCCCTGGATCACATTGCCTATGGAACTTTTCGAAATGTGGCGGAAGTATTGGAGAGGGCCATTCTCCATTATGCTGGATCGGAGAAGAAAAAAACGGTCTTGCTGACAGGAGGCGTTGCCGCCAACACCCTTATTCGTGAATATTTAATGGAACATTTGTCGCAAAAAGATATAAAACCCATTTTCTGCAGTAAAAAGGATTGTACCGATAATGCAGTCGGTGCTGCATTGATCGGATTGGATGCATACAAAAGGAGCAACCGATGA
- the nusB gene encoding transcription antitermination factor NusB — protein MSRKTAREMVLKTAFQLSFEANPEKIPLEDLLEMELEEGNLVQLKEPDKEYVNEIIDGIQREKEYLDEQINAHLVNWRMDRLNNLDAAVLRIAAYEILFHKETPRAVVINESLNLIAKFGDAGSTKYINAVLDKIGHE, from the coding sequence TTGAGTAGAAAAACTGCAAGAGAGATGGTTTTGAAAACAGCATTTCAGTTGAGTTTTGAAGCCAATCCGGAAAAGATCCCATTGGAGGATCTATTGGAAATGGAGCTGGAAGAAGGAAATTTGGTACAGCTGAAAGAACCGGATAAAGAGTACGTCAACGAGATCATCGACGGGATCCAGCGAGAAAAAGAATATTTGGACGAACAAATCAATGCACATTTGGTCAATTGGAGGATGGATCGGTTGAACAACCTGGATGCAGCGGTATTGCGCATCGCAGCCTATGAGATCCTCTTTCACAAGGAAACACCAAGAGCAGTAGTGATCAATGAATCATTGAATCTGATTGCAAAATTTGGGGATGCCGGATCCACGAAATACATCAATGCCGTTTTGGACAAAATCGGCCATGAATAA